A stretch of Pseudobdellovibrionaceae bacterium DNA encodes these proteins:
- a CDS encoding acyl-CoA thioesterase, whose protein sequence is MKSFRWQNRMRFHQADPAGWMFFGRAFELAHDCMEDLLIEAGFPWKDWFANAQYAMPIRQAQADYRRPIPAGALYEVEAVVKRLGETSVSFQFTFKTGGETALVLDSTHVLLDVKAKAPTPWPAEFRERLAAYQSTEGANT, encoded by the coding sequence ATGAAAAGCTTCCGTTGGCAGAACCGCATGCGCTTCCATCAGGCCGATCCCGCCGGTTGGATGTTCTTCGGCCGGGCTTTCGAATTGGCCCATGACTGCATGGAAGACCTGCTCATCGAGGCCGGTTTTCCGTGGAAGGACTGGTTCGCGAACGCCCAGTACGCGATGCCTATTCGCCAGGCGCAGGCCGATTACCGACGCCCGATTCCCGCCGGCGCCCTTTACGAGGTCGAAGCGGTCGTCAAACGCCTGGGCGAAACCAGCGTGAGTTTCCAATTCACCTTCAAAACCGGCGGCGAAACCGCGCTCGTTTTGGATTCGACTCACGTTCTGCTCGACGTGAAAGCGAAAGCCCCCACGCCGTGGCCCGCGGAATTCCGCGAGCGCCTCGCGGCCTACCAGAGCACCGAAGGAGCGAACACATGA
- a CDS encoding prenyltransferase gives MTQLKTLSRQDPEFQKYLDGRFSKTERAIPLETLNVNSESESVTFRIVPLKDVVRPGFFAMWSEVFKFRYFLLLAFPAFVILTKNMFDDIEIDPLITSTSLLGAFFLIAAANLWNDYFDHLKGVDRILPETQKKPIQKGWVTAWATKAWACAYLILGVALGLPAVIVEPVILAIVALPGALALWAWLNPIKGLRFRRGAELLVFLLVGPMFAVGFQIASSGFFDIESLWIGVLTGWVAVFLIHVRNFEAVMVNSQAGFQSTVVGLGFESSKNLLVLWWAALWGAFILYQYVYTPLIWWPLGSFAMALATIFPLNRRVSQLKSPMGSEMTALIQNCRSFVNVFWCWWLLQCLWMYLLLEIAPAS, from the coding sequence ATGACCCAACTGAAGACGCTCTCGCGCCAAGATCCCGAATTCCAAAAGTATCTCGACGGTCGTTTTTCCAAAACGGAACGCGCGATCCCGCTTGAGACTTTGAACGTGAACTCCGAGTCCGAGTCCGTCACCTTCCGTATCGTGCCCTTGAAGGACGTTGTCCGCCCCGGGTTCTTCGCGATGTGGTCCGAAGTTTTCAAGTTCCGTTACTTCCTGCTGTTGGCTTTTCCCGCGTTCGTGATCCTGACGAAAAACATGTTCGACGACATCGAGATCGATCCGCTCATCACGTCGACCTCGCTTCTGGGCGCGTTCTTTCTGATCGCGGCGGCGAATCTGTGGAACGACTACTTCGATCATCTGAAGGGCGTGGACCGCATCCTGCCCGAAACGCAGAAGAAACCGATCCAGAAGGGTTGGGTGACGGCGTGGGCGACGAAGGCGTGGGCCTGCGCGTACCTGATCCTGGGCGTGGCGCTGGGGCTTCCCGCCGTGATCGTCGAGCCCGTGATCCTCGCGATCGTGGCGCTGCCGGGCGCGCTGGCGCTGTGGGCTTGGTTGAACCCGATCAAAGGCTTGCGGTTCCGTCGCGGAGCGGAGCTTTTGGTCTTCCTGCTCGTGGGGCCGATGTTCGCGGTGGGCTTTCAGATCGCGTCGAGCGGATTTTTTGACATCGAAAGTTTGTGGATCGGCGTGCTGACCGGCTGGGTCGCGGTGTTTTTGATTCACGTCCGCAACTTCGAAGCGGTGATGGTGAACTCGCAGGCCGGTTTTCAAAGCACGGTCGTGGGTTTGGGCTTCGAAAGCAGCAAGAACCTGCTCGTCCTGTGGTGGGCGGCGCTGTGGGGCGCGTTCATCCTGTACCAATACGTCTACACGCCGCTGATCTGGTGGCCGTTGGGCAGCTTCGCGATGGCCCTGGCGACGATCTTTCCGTTGAACCGTCGGGTGTCGCAGCTGAAGTCGCCGATGGGCTCCGAGATGACCGCCTTGATTCAGAACTGCCGTTCGTTCGTGAACGTCTTCTGGTGCTGGTGGCTGCTGCAGTGTCTGTGGATGTACCTTCTTCTGGAAATCGCGCCGGCCTCATGA
- a CDS encoding PilZ domain-containing protein: MPTRVVLVDTSYEHQQRLEDVNEAHTSGQYTFETTASFAHDAAFWAAVDVLVLHVPDEPMIQGAFLEKLKAQVGPKTRVIIMAPQMNPALIAVSHQFPKVRLMKLPVTGYALYRALVDITTDYPRGQQQVHPRFLTDLAVEVVSDLKSVKSPARVKNLSISGAYFETVETTEAQAVFVVGDLVRMAIALPTGAAGGVPKAYQFDARIVWQRPLEDGQGIGYGCAFLNKEQVYDELLAQVGR; the protein is encoded by the coding sequence GTGCCGACTCGGGTGGTTTTAGTCGATACGTCCTATGAGCACCAACAGCGGCTCGAGGACGTGAACGAAGCCCACACGAGCGGTCAGTACACTTTCGAAACGACCGCTTCGTTTGCCCACGACGCCGCCTTCTGGGCGGCGGTCGACGTTTTGGTTCTGCATGTTCCCGATGAGCCCATGATTCAGGGCGCGTTTCTGGAAAAACTGAAGGCGCAGGTGGGGCCCAAGACCCGCGTGATCATCATGGCGCCGCAGATGAACCCCGCGTTGATCGCGGTTTCCCATCAATTTCCCAAAGTGCGTTTGATGAAGCTGCCGGTGACGGGCTACGCGCTTTACCGTGCGTTGGTGGACATCACGACGGACTATCCGCGGGGGCAGCAGCAGGTGCATCCGCGTTTTCTGACGGATCTCGCGGTCGAAGTCGTTTCGGATCTGAAGTCGGTGAAAAGTCCGGCGCGCGTGAAAAATCTGTCGATCAGCGGCGCGTATTTCGAAACCGTCGAGACCACTGAGGCGCAGGCCGTTTTCGTGGTCGGCGATCTGGTGCGGATGGCGATTGCGCTACCGACGGGTGCGGCGGGTGGCGTCCCCAAGGCCTATCAGTTCGACGCGCGCATCGTCTGGCAAAGGCCGCTCGAGGACGGGCAGGGCATCGGATACGGCTGCGCGTTCTTGAACAAAGAGCAGGTCTATGATGAACTCCTGGCGCAAGTCGGGAGGTAA
- a CDS encoding SpoIIE family protein phosphatase — protein MSKELKSRIEELEEALRLKEQELGRYRAELQKTNQSLERIITDLSQELKWVGIIQKALAPTQIPNIPGFEFSSKFLPGQSGGGDYFDIFEHDDRLKFGVLLSSSSGYSMSALFLSVLMKVSGRIEAKKGLQPQQALETLAAEMTPNMQAKDEASVFYGVVDRRSFELRYTLLGDLAVFHQPQSGDKLVRLDPAGRGLSLKNNTGFIDHTIQLGPRDRVILCSEGIVQAKNPAGEAFGMERLQKLVLRAPRGGVHDLRNEILFRNEQFSETNEPLRDQTVLVIEVNDRVIKLAK, from the coding sequence ATGTCGAAAGAGTTGAAATCCCGCATCGAAGAATTGGAAGAGGCGCTCCGTCTGAAGGAGCAAGAGCTCGGCCGTTATCGCGCCGAACTTCAGAAAACCAACCAATCTTTGGAGCGGATCATCACCGATCTCTCTCAAGAATTGAAATGGGTCGGCATCATCCAGAAGGCGCTCGCGCCGACGCAGATTCCCAATATTCCCGGCTTCGAGTTCAGCTCGAAGTTTTTGCCCGGTCAGAGCGGCGGCGGGGATTATTTCGACATTTTCGAGCACGATGACCGACTGAAATTCGGCGTTCTGCTCAGCAGCTCGAGCGGATACTCCATGTCCGCGCTTTTTCTTTCGGTTCTCATGAAGGTTTCGGGACGCATCGAGGCGAAAAAAGGATTGCAGCCCCAGCAGGCTTTAGAGACGTTGGCCGCCGAGATGACGCCGAATATGCAGGCGAAAGACGAAGCCTCCGTTTTTTACGGGGTCGTTGATCGTCGCAGCTTCGAGCTGCGTTATACGCTGCTCGGGGATCTGGCCGTCTTTCACCAACCGCAGTCCGGAGATAAGCTCGTGCGACTCGATCCGGCTGGTCGTGGACTGTCGTTGAAGAACAACACGGGATTTATCGACCACACCATCCAGCTGGGACCGCGCGATCGCGTGATCCTGTGTTCGGAAGGCATCGTGCAGGCTAAAAATCCGGCGGGCGAAGCCTTCGGGATGGAGCGTCTGCAGAAATTGGTGCTGCGCGCGCCCCGCGGGGGAGTTCACGATTTGCGCAATGAGATTTTGTTCCGCAACGAGCAATTCTCCGAGACGAATGAACCGCTGCGTGACCAAACCGTGCTCGTGATCGAGGTCAATGACCGGGTCATTAAACTTGCGAAATAA
- a CDS encoding YkgJ family cysteine cluster protein: MSGKKWWSEGVRFQCQGSGQCCISRGEYGFVFLTLQDRRNMAKEIGVSLATFTRKYTTKLGPAYHLKEEPSRPECMFLDGNRCEVYKARPVQCRTWPFWPEVMGAKTWKKEVADYCPGVGKGPLRSPEDIERQMKEQQAAEDEISGRNRLR, from the coding sequence ATGAGCGGTAAAAAGTGGTGGTCCGAAGGCGTACGTTTTCAATGCCAAGGTTCTGGGCAGTGCTGCATTTCGCGCGGCGAATACGGCTTCGTTTTCCTGACCCTGCAAGATCGTCGCAACATGGCCAAAGAGATCGGCGTCTCGCTCGCGACCTTCACGCGTAAATACACCACCAAGCTCGGCCCCGCCTATCACCTGAAGGAAGAGCCCAGCCGTCCCGAATGCATGTTCCTCGACGGCAACCGTTGCGAAGTTTACAAAGCCCGTCCCGTGCAGTGTCGCACCTGGCCCTTTTGGCCCGAAGTCATGGGCGCCAAAACCTGGAAAAAAGAAGTCGCCGACTACTGCCCTGGCGTCGGTAAGGGCCCGCTCCGCTCGCCCGAAGACATCGAACGCCAAATGAAGGAACAGCAGGCCGCCGAGGACGAAATCTCGGGACGCAATCGTCTGCGCTAA
- a CDS encoding HNH endonuclease, with protein sequence MTNAELIRNFEKLVQVERRVTRKLLEHIAEIESCRAYLDLGYDGMYAYLTKGLGYSEGAAYRRLQAARVLKVAPSVAEKVEAGTLNLTQLAEVAKVSRQTKLKPTAELFAKLETRSKAATEQIVAQAFDVSPRSEVHKRTQRDHSVRLEITFSAEQFAAVEKARGLLSHICPEGAWPEVFVELARRYSEKFEARESQRAKPTASVEAKAAWVPLAGRRRSIPASQRRLIFLRAGGCCEHVDLASGRRCGSAYQPQVDHIQPVARGGTNDPANLQLLCGSHNRAKGFAIPNRKS encoded by the coding sequence ATGACGAACGCCGAACTCATTCGGAACTTCGAAAAGCTTGTCCAGGTCGAGCGACGTGTGACTCGAAAGCTACTCGAGCATATCGCCGAGATCGAGTCATGCCGTGCATATCTCGATCTCGGATACGATGGAATGTATGCCTATTTAACGAAAGGCTTGGGCTACTCAGAAGGGGCTGCTTACCGCCGACTACAAGCGGCGCGCGTTCTGAAGGTGGCGCCCTCGGTGGCTGAAAAAGTTGAGGCCGGAACTTTGAATCTCACCCAGCTCGCCGAAGTCGCAAAAGTCAGCCGACAAACGAAACTCAAGCCGACCGCCGAGCTTTTCGCGAAATTGGAAACGCGGTCGAAAGCGGCGACCGAGCAGATCGTCGCGCAGGCTTTTGACGTTTCGCCACGAAGTGAAGTTCACAAACGCACGCAGCGCGATCATTCGGTGCGTCTGGAAATCACTTTCTCGGCAGAGCAGTTTGCTGCCGTCGAAAAGGCGCGCGGTCTGCTTTCGCATATTTGTCCCGAGGGGGCTTGGCCCGAAGTTTTTGTGGAACTCGCCCGACGCTATTCAGAAAAATTCGAAGCTCGTGAAAGCCAACGCGCGAAACCCACGGCATCCGTTGAGGCGAAGGCCGCTTGGGTCCCGCTGGCGGGGAGACGCCGCAGCATCCCAGCCTCGCAACGGCGCCTTATTTTTCTGCGCGCGGGTGGATGTTGTGAGCACGTCGATCTCGCCAGTGGGCGGCGCTGTGGCTCGGCTTATCAACCTCAAGTGGATCATATCCAACCTGTCGCCCGTGGTGGTACGAACGATCCCGCGAATCTGCAGCTGCTGTGCGGCTCCCACAACCGAGCGAAGGGATTCGCGATTCCCAATCGGAAATCGTGA
- a CDS encoding class I SAM-dependent methyltransferase, whose product MSAPSFAIEDGVPVLRFPDDRRLRLDFADSRYHRKLRGKNELLAKAVGIKTLPTAPRVWDLSLGLAEDAWTLARLGCDLWGFERQPLLAQLVEASLQEYRMRVEPGTHWDESAARLHVNAASARDVLLALRDGTSAFPRPGALYFDPMYEGTGKSSALPRLEMQLLRGWVGTDDDQAEVLALARSIPGMRVVVKRAVKAPALGGAPTHAFVGEKVRYDMYQNTVTAAGATDTEAP is encoded by the coding sequence ATGAGCGCGCCGAGCTTCGCCATCGAAGACGGCGTTCCCGTTTTGCGTTTCCCCGACGACCGGCGCCTGCGCTTGGACTTCGCGGATTCGCGCTATCACCGTAAACTGCGCGGGAAAAACGAACTTCTGGCCAAAGCCGTGGGCATCAAGACTTTACCGACGGCCCCGCGCGTTTGGGATTTGAGTCTGGGACTCGCGGAAGATGCGTGGACACTCGCGCGTTTGGGCTGCGATCTGTGGGGGTTCGAACGTCAGCCGCTGCTGGCCCAGTTGGTTGAAGCTTCTTTGCAAGAGTACCGCATGCGGGTGGAGCCCGGTACGCACTGGGATGAGTCCGCCGCGCGTTTGCACGTGAACGCCGCTTCGGCGCGGGACGTGCTGCTCGCGTTGCGTGACGGGACGTCGGCGTTTCCGCGACCGGGGGCTTTGTACTTCGATCCGATGTACGAAGGCACCGGTAAATCCAGCGCGCTGCCGCGGTTGGAGATGCAGCTGCTGCGCGGTTGGGTCGGGACCGATGACGATCAAGCCGAGGTCCTCGCGTTGGCGCGCTCCATTCCCGGAATGCGGGTCGTGGTGAAGCGCGCGGTGAAGGCCCCGGCTTTGGGCGGAGCGCCCACGCACGCCTTTGTCGGCGAAAAGGTGCGTTACGACATGTACCAGAACACCGTCACCGCTGCGGGGGCGACGGATACGGAGGCGCCATGA
- a CDS encoding polyprenyl synthetase family protein, translating to MSLKIYDPRDFPAYLPKLNNLYDDLFTGGKGFRSQLIKWVAGSLGSSDKIQNLLGQTIEFIHNASLLHDDLIDRSQLRRGKTAAWVKYTPEYAVLAGDYLLARVMVNLSGNGNIRLVQYTAEVISDLLEGEWLQDSLVGDMEVDLSQLDRVHNLKTASLFKWCLRAPFLAEERYEPGLHTALEEMGTLLGQLFQRSDDLLDFDVRNDEGKNPLGDLKSGYLNSFGAFATRDLTAAQKRELKTCETLADFQARLGGAAVFEARVKEFDQKNQFLIDLYRHQMVLLKNHLKPGEEVLLERLEPLTEILYWRRKPKS from the coding sequence ATGAGCCTCAAGATCTACGACCCCCGGGACTTTCCCGCCTATCTCCCGAAATTGAACAACCTCTACGACGATCTGTTCACGGGCGGTAAAGGTTTCCGGTCGCAGCTCATCAAGTGGGTCGCGGGCAGCTTGGGTTCTTCCGACAAAATTCAGAATCTGCTGGGGCAGACGATCGAGTTCATCCACAACGCCTCGCTGTTGCACGACGATCTGATCGACCGCTCGCAATTGCGTCGCGGGAAAACCGCGGCCTGGGTGAAGTACACGCCCGAGTACGCCGTGCTGGCGGGGGATTACCTGCTCGCGCGCGTGATGGTGAATCTGTCCGGTAACGGCAACATCCGCCTCGTGCAGTACACGGCCGAGGTCATCTCGGATCTACTTGAGGGCGAGTGGCTGCAGGACTCGCTCGTCGGCGATATGGAAGTCGACTTGAGTCAGCTCGATCGCGTGCACAACCTGAAAACGGCGTCGCTGTTCAAGTGGTGCCTGCGCGCGCCGTTCCTCGCGGAGGAACGCTACGAGCCGGGACTCCATACGGCTCTTGAAGAGATGGGCACGCTGCTGGGGCAGCTGTTCCAACGCTCGGACGATCTTTTGGATTTTGACGTGCGCAACGACGAAGGGAAAAATCCTCTGGGCGATCTGAAGTCGGGATACTTGAACAGCTTCGGCGCGTTCGCGACCCGTGACCTGACCGCCGCGCAAAAACGCGAACTCAAAACTTGCGAAACTTTGGCGGACTTCCAGGCCCGGCTGGGGGGCGCTGCGGTTTTTGAGGCGCGCGTGAAAGAGTTCGACCAGAAAAACCAATTCCTGATTGATCTTTACCGCCACCAAATGGTCCTCTTGAAGAACCACCTGAAACCCGGTGAGGAAGTGCTGCTCGAACGGCTGGAGCCTTTGACGGAAATTCTTTACTGGCGACGTAAACCGAAATCTTGA
- a CDS encoding trypsin-like peptidase domain-containing protein produces MLRSFIALLSFSFALPAFAMIYGTDDRQEALLSWAKPHAPAVLLMTSRNFVIDEGDPQFVKLDFQKASGESSMINMCANQRFADQLTAGINCSGFLIAPDLVVTAGHCIVPYGRSERKETAGCSDFVWIADFAQPANGTPLNVDRWPREKIFECAEVIDGQNPDFSSPAFAPPVFGDDFALVRLKNPVPGRTPLTMSREFKAPRQLYAMGYPLGLPLKLAGPARVISEDFTKFYSANIDTFMGNSGSPIFDEKGLVHGILVRGYPEDFVSDGGACYTMNKCNESGQRCDEASDFFATGSHVQRLGVIHMALAKYRGDDAPLVASLRPLFTPPVRAGLFTPPRSGRGFLGSKNQTLIDPNAPGAGVISPKRSSPDRSGADGR; encoded by the coding sequence ATGCTTCGTTCTTTCATCGCGCTGCTCAGCTTCTCGTTCGCCCTTCCCGCCTTCGCCATGATTTACGGCACCGACGACCGCCAAGAGGCGCTCCTCTCCTGGGCCAAACCCCACGCCCCCGCCGTCCTGCTGATGACCTCCCGAAATTTCGTCATCGACGAGGGCGATCCCCAATTCGTGAAACTCGATTTCCAAAAAGCCTCCGGCGAAAGCTCGATGATCAATATGTGCGCGAACCAACGTTTCGCCGATCAGCTCACCGCCGGTATCAACTGCAGCGGTTTTCTGATCGCACCGGATCTCGTGGTCACCGCCGGTCACTGTATCGTTCCCTATGGACGCAGCGAGCGCAAAGAAACCGCCGGTTGTTCGGACTTCGTTTGGATCGCCGACTTCGCGCAGCCCGCGAACGGCACCCCGTTGAACGTCGACCGTTGGCCGCGCGAGAAAATTTTCGAATGCGCCGAGGTCATCGACGGGCAAAATCCCGACTTCTCTTCACCGGCGTTCGCACCGCCGGTTTTTGGCGATGACTTCGCGCTGGTGCGTTTGAAAAACCCCGTGCCGGGACGCACGCCGCTCACGATGTCGCGTGAATTCAAGGCCCCGCGCCAACTCTACGCCATGGGCTATCCGCTGGGCCTTCCGCTGAAACTCGCGGGCCCCGCCCGCGTGATCAGCGAGGACTTCACGAAATTCTACTCGGCGAACATCGACACGTTCATGGGGAACAGCGGTAGCCCCATCTTCGACGAAAAAGGCCTGGTGCACGGCATTCTGGTGCGTGGTTATCCCGAGGACTTCGTCAGCGACGGCGGCGCCTGCTACACGATGAACAAGTGCAACGAGTCCGGTCAGCGCTGCGACGAGGCTTCGGATTTCTTCGCGACGGGATCGCACGTGCAGCGCTTGGGCGTGATCCACATGGCGCTCGCGAAATATCGCGGCGACGACGCGCCGCTGGTCGCCTCACTGCGACCGCTTTTCACTCCGCCCGTGCGCGCGGGCTTGTTCACGCCCCCACGTTCGGGTCGCGGCTTTTTGGGGTCGAAAAACCAGACGCTTATCGATCCGAATGCGCCAGGAGCTGGCGTAATTTCGCCCAAGCGATCTTCCCCAGATCGGTCCGGGGCAGACGGTCGATAG
- a CDS encoding HIT family protein, protein MASVFTKIISGELPAHKVYEDERIIAILALDQINMGHTLVIPKVEVNHWFDVPEDDFLHLQKIAQRIGRAIKAATDCPRVLTAAVGFEVPHYHLHLIPAAAIADLNFAKATRRTDDEMRAVLEKIRAHL, encoded by the coding sequence ATGGCTTCGGTTTTCACGAAAATCATCAGCGGTGAGTTGCCCGCGCATAAAGTGTACGAAGACGAGCGGATCATCGCGATCTTGGCGTTGGATCAGATCAACATGGGGCATACCCTCGTGATTCCCAAAGTCGAAGTGAACCATTGGTTCGATGTTCCCGAAGACGATTTCCTGCATCTGCAAAAAATCGCGCAACGGATCGGCCGCGCGATCAAGGCGGCGACCGATTGCCCGCGCGTGCTGACGGCGGCGGTGGGTTTCGAAGTGCCTCACTATCACTTGCATTTGATTCCGGCGGCGGCCATCGCCGACCTGAATTTCGCGAAGGCGACGCGCCGGACGGACGACGAAATGCGCGCGGTGCTTGAAAAAATTCGGGCGCATTTGTAG
- a CDS encoding citrate synthase (catalyzes the formation of citrate from acetyl-CoA and oxaloacetate), whose product MAEITIYEGALDKGLEGVVACSTAVSTIADSTLSFRGYTIEDLAANSTFEETTYLLWNGKLPTKPELDAFSKELHSAMALSPEYVKVLKTIPTKDVHPMAWLRTAVSLMAHWDGDANDMSEAANKKKAVRMTAQMASIVCAFEAIRNGKEPLAPKADKSVAWNFMYMLKGTEPTPELVKVFDTCLVLHADHELNCSAFATRVTASSLSDIHSAIVSAIGALKGPLHGGANEQVMLMLKRIGTIEKAQQFVKDALQAKEKVMGIGHRVYKNGDPRAAILRKMSDKLTAQINEHHWYEMSTLIDDTMFKEKGLMPNVDFYSATVYYSMGIPIDIYTPIFAVSRISGWLAHAFEQYANNRIYRPRGKWVGQKDMKYIPLSDRK is encoded by the coding sequence ATGGCGGAAATTACGATTTATGAAGGTGCACTCGATAAAGGCCTGGAAGGGGTTGTCGCATGTTCGACGGCCGTTTCGACGATCGCTGACTCCACTTTGAGTTTCCGCGGTTACACGATCGAAGACCTCGCGGCGAATTCCACTTTCGAAGAAACCACCTATCTGCTGTGGAACGGCAAGCTGCCCACCAAGCCCGAACTCGACGCGTTCTCGAAAGAGCTGCACTCGGCGATGGCGCTTTCACCCGAGTACGTGAAAGTCTTGAAGACGATCCCCACCAAAGATGTCCACCCCATGGCTTGGCTGCGCACGGCGGTTTCGCTGATGGCGCACTGGGATGGCGACGCGAACGATATGTCGGAGGCGGCGAACAAGAAAAAAGCTGTACGCATGACGGCGCAGATGGCGTCGATCGTGTGCGCATTCGAAGCGATCCGTAACGGCAAAGAGCCCCTCGCTCCCAAAGCGGACAAGTCGGTCGCTTGGAACTTCATGTACATGCTGAAGGGCACTGAGCCGACTCCTGAGCTCGTTAAAGTGTTCGATACCTGTTTGGTCCTGCACGCGGATCACGAGCTGAACTGCTCGGCGTTCGCGACCCGCGTGACCGCTTCGTCGCTTTCGGACATCCACTCGGCGATCGTTTCGGCGATCGGTGCGTTGAAGGGCCCGCTCCATGGCGGCGCGAACGAGCAGGTCATGCTCATGCTCAAACGCATCGGCACCATCGAAAAAGCGCAGCAGTTCGTGAAAGACGCTCTGCAAGCGAAAGAGAAAGTCATGGGGATCGGTCACCGCGTTTACAAAAACGGCGACCCCCGTGCGGCGATCCTGCGCAAGATGTCGGACAAGCTGACCGCGCAAATCAACGAGCACCACTGGTACGAGATGTCGACTTTGATCGACGATACCATGTTCAAAGAGAAGGGCTTGATGCCGAACGTGGATTTCTACTCGGCGACCGTGTACTACTCGATGGGCATTCCGATCGACATTTACACGCCCATCTTCGCGGTTTCGCGCATCAGCGGCTGGCTGGCGCACGCGTTCGAGCAGTACGCGAACAACCGCATCTACCGCCCCCGCGGGAAATGGGTGGGACAAAAGGATATGAAGTACATTCCCTTGAGCGACCGGAAGTAA
- a CDS encoding aldehyde dehydrogenase family protein, translating into MVQDLGQLIPALQAAKKSLQAIEPLTREQRLDNLAKLAEAWGREFESATAAQLAQESGLSETLVRAWDFAGAKAYLRSWLQGEIAASQSAVTEGAVARVQHQPRGVISLLQPRFHGPRLFIERFAPAYLAGNPVLVKMSSKTPTAAVLVDRWLREAGIPEEHAVVVGGQSADYANLLVKHPAVSAVSAVGRRETLLAIYKDCAELGRAFQGFAGGRATMFVMDVQDADAWGKLLGSSLEDGKGQRPYDNLRVFVLEKDEKTQLANLETAMSRFPQARLSGHLTQCSEDHQAEALGPVILFSSIKYPFDLAKWVNNASTGFAVQMFGPLERLEKIAPKLDVGAILANRDFDPAESVLFGTKESVIGDTQLSSTGSFFSQRTQRRGL; encoded by the coding sequence ATGGTTCAAGATCTCGGCCAACTGATTCCGGCGCTTCAAGCCGCGAAGAAATCACTGCAAGCCATCGAGCCGCTCACCCGTGAGCAGCGCCTGGACAACCTCGCGAAGCTCGCGGAGGCCTGGGGGCGTGAGTTCGAGAGCGCGACCGCCGCCCAGTTGGCGCAAGAGTCGGGTCTTTCCGAAACTCTCGTGCGTGCTTGGGATTTCGCGGGCGCGAAGGCGTATCTGCGGAGCTGGCTCCAAGGCGAGATCGCCGCCTCCCAATCCGCCGTGACGGAAGGCGCGGTCGCCCGGGTTCAGCATCAACCTCGCGGGGTCATCTCGCTTTTGCAGCCGCGCTTTCACGGGCCGCGACTTTTTATCGAACGCTTCGCGCCGGCCTATCTCGCCGGAAATCCGGTTCTCGTAAAAATGAGTTCGAAAACACCGACGGCCGCCGTTCTCGTGGACCGTTGGTTGCGCGAAGCCGGCATCCCCGAAGAGCATGCCGTCGTCGTTGGGGGCCAGAGCGCCGACTACGCGAATCTGCTGGTGAAACATCCCGCCGTCAGTGCGGTCAGCGCCGTCGGCCGCCGCGAAACTCTGCTCGCGATTTATAAGGATTGCGCCGAGCTGGGCCGTGCGTTTCAAGGCTTTGCCGGCGGTCGCGCCACGATGTTCGTGATGGACGTCCAGGACGCCGACGCTTGGGGGAAGCTCCTCGGTTCTTCATTGGAGGATGGAAAGGGCCAGCGTCCCTACGACAACCTTCGCGTCTTCGTTCTCGAAAAAGACGAGAAGACCCAGCTCGCGAATCTTGAAACGGCCATGTCGCGGTTTCCGCAGGCGCGGTTGAGCGGTCACCTGACCCAATGTTCGGAAGATCATCAGGCCGAGGCTCTGGGGCCCGTCATCCTGTTCTCGTCGATCAAGTACCCGTTCGATCTTGCGAAGTGGGTGAACAATGCTTCGACGGGGTTCGCGGTGCAGATGTTCGGTCCTTTGGAGCGTCTGGAAAAGATCGCCCCGAAGCTCGACGTCGGCGCGATTCTGGCGAACCGCGATTTCGATCCGGCGGAGTCCGTTCTGTTCGGGACGAAAGAATCCGTCATCGGCGACACTCAGCTTTCCTCGACCGGAAGCTTCTTCAGTCAGCGCACGCAGCGGCGCGGACTTTAG
- a CDS encoding DUF2185 domain-containing protein encodes MSKPPQKKFYIAAENLKNLATGYGAGFATDHIMVRGHKVGFMYRETPDDDIDSGWRFTSGLESEEEMNDATMLGVYDINTIANYDPEIVPFLKSPVGSAFARDTVKGPLVPVEDDSE; translated from the coding sequence ATGAGCAAACCTCCGCAAAAGAAGTTCTACATTGCCGCCGAAAACCTGAAAAACCTCGCGACCGGTTACGGCGCGGGTTTCGCCACCGATCACATCATGGTGCGCGGACACAAGGTCGGGTTCATGTACCGCGAAACGCCCGATGACGACATCGACAGCGGCTGGCGCTTCACCTCGGGTCTCGAGTCCGAGGAGGAAATGAACGACGCCACCATGCTCGGCGTTTACGACATCAACACCATCGCGAACTACGATCCCGAGATCGTGCCCTTTTTGAAATCTCCGGTGGGCAGCGCCTTCGCACGCGACACCGTGAAGGGTCCGCTCGTTCCCGTCGAGGACGACTCCGAGTAG